In a single window of the Aridibaculum aurantiacum genome:
- a CDS encoding SusC/RagA family TonB-linked outer membrane protein, which produces MRKCRMLCLMAMLLTCQLVWAQTRDVTGRVVDQNGNTPLSGVTVSARGGTPATTTDANGNFSLRVPGTVTTLVFTYVGYAEVQAPISSGPMSISMRAGASTIDEVVVTGYTTIQRKKFSGATVAVPINEVRTAPFGSFDQALQGNAAGVSVIASSGQPGANAVVRIRGIGSISGGNVPLYILDGIQISAADFASLNQGDFENVEILKDAVATAMYGSRGANGVIVITTRRGRAGQINLNYDAQVGFSDLPKDRLVMMNSQQKIDYELQRGNPFGWTPAQADSLRLVNFNWRDALFRTGMTQQHQLSASGGSQASRFFASLSYMDQEGIVKNTGLKRYTTRINVDNNIKNFRFGATLQGGYSRTTNTSEGATFTNMPLNAIRWTNPYDRDFDPRTGDYQQTINPTTGRPTGQFRSGQPNGALELFENRRFTHQVKGIATTYLEYHLPWVTGLFARTNWGIDYTQNEFDFYTSPRTSAAQSREGSLQRQFNRNLRYTGTTSLNYKRTFDKHEVEAGVFTEVVKTDFRTFGFVGYGFTTDFRNEAGITQGSATNANFIPSVNGSGTQNGILSYFSILNYGYDGKYYATLVGRRDGSSRFGVNNRFANFGSFGLTWVATQENFLRDVKFLNDLRVRASIGTTGSNNAPAGDYPIPMLGTASYAGANALSPITPGNLDYSWETNRTANLGVDFAVLNRRLSGTVEVYDRLTKDLFFSIPVDYSTSGFGSIPSNFGSLRNRGIEIMLRGDVVRTRDFRWTLEGNFTYNQNRIVEIPTDSTVTGVTILAKGRPLNSYFLVPFAGVNSANGNALYRTKDGALTETYSVNDRRIQGTADAPYVGGIQSTISYKGFDLSAQLNYFLGRVLYNNERNNVINPQYYTDNMSVEMLREWKRPGDVTDVPRASSTGGNAFQAETTRLLENADFFRLRNVMLGYTFPQRLLSKANIRSARIFVQGQNWWTWTRFQSYDPELTQSSAQTGAQYPALIQTTVGLSLGF; this is translated from the coding sequence ATGAGAAAATGTAGAATGCTTTGCCTCATGGCGATGCTTTTGACCTGTCAGCTTGTTTGGGCACAAACAAGAGATGTAACAGGTAGGGTAGTCGACCAAAATGGCAACACCCCCCTGAGTGGCGTTACAGTTAGTGCTAGAGGAGGCACACCCGCTACAACTACTGACGCAAACGGTAATTTTAGTTTGCGCGTTCCGGGCACAGTAACCACTCTAGTGTTTACTTATGTTGGTTATGCAGAAGTTCAGGCTCCTATTTCATCAGGGCCTATGAGCATTTCTATGCGTGCCGGCGCAAGTACTATTGATGAAGTGGTTGTTACTGGTTACACTACTATTCAGCGTAAGAAATTTAGTGGTGCCACAGTAGCGGTTCCAATAAATGAAGTACGTACTGCACCTTTCGGTTCATTTGACCAGGCGCTACAAGGTAATGCTGCCGGTGTTTCGGTAATTGCATCCAGTGGTCAGCCAGGAGCAAACGCAGTTGTACGTATCCGTGGTATCGGATCTATCAGTGGTGGTAACGTACCTCTTTACATTTTAGATGGTATCCAAATCTCTGCTGCTGATTTCGCTTCTCTTAACCAAGGTGATTTCGAAAACGTAGAGATCCTGAAAGATGCGGTAGCTACTGCTATGTACGGTTCTCGTGGTGCTAATGGTGTTATCGTTATCACTACCCGCAGAGGTCGTGCAGGACAGATCAACCTGAACTACGATGCTCAGGTAGGTTTTAGCGATCTACCTAAAGACCGCCTGGTTATGATGAACAGCCAGCAAAAAATTGACTACGAATTACAGCGTGGTAATCCTTTTGGATGGACTCCTGCGCAGGCAGATAGCTTACGCCTGGTTAACTTCAACTGGAGAGATGCGCTTTTCCGGACTGGTATGACACAGCAGCACCAACTAAGTGCTTCTGGTGGTTCTCAAGCTAGCCGTTTCTTCGCTTCATTGTCTTACATGGACCAGGAAGGTATCGTTAAGAACACTGGTTTGAAGCGTTATACTACAAGGATCAACGTTGACAACAATATCAAGAACTTCCGTTTTGGTGCAACCCTTCAAGGTGGTTACTCTAGAACAACCAATACTTCTGAAGGTGCAACTTTCACCAACATGCCTCTGAACGCTATCCGTTGGACTAACCCATACGATCGCGATTTTGATCCTAGAACTGGTGACTACCAGCAGACAATCAACCCTACTACAGGCAGACCAACTGGCCAGTTCAGGTCAGGTCAGCCAAATGGTGCGCTTGAATTGTTTGAGAACAGAAGGTTTACACACCAGGTAAAAGGTATAGCTACTACTTACCTTGAGTACCATCTTCCTTGGGTTACTGGTTTATTTGCCAGGACTAACTGGGGTATAGATTATACTCAGAACGAATTTGACTTCTATACAAGCCCTAGAACTTCTGCTGCACAAAGCCGCGAAGGTTCTTTGCAAAGACAATTCAACAGGAACCTGCGCTACACTGGTACTACTTCATTGAACTATAAGAGAACTTTCGACAAGCATGAAGTAGAAGCAGGTGTTTTCACCGAGGTTGTAAAAACTGACTTCCGCACATTTGGTTTCGTAGGTTATGGTTTCACAACTGATTTCAGAAACGAAGCAGGTATCACACAGGGTAGTGCTACCAATGCTAACTTCATTCCTTCAGTGAATGGTAGTGGTACACAAAATGGTATCCTTTCTTACTTCTCTATCCTTAACTATGGTTACGATGGAAAATACTATGCAACATTAGTAGGTCGTCGTGATGGTTCTTCTCGTTTCGGTGTAAACAACCGCTTTGCAAACTTTGGTTCATTCGGTCTTACATGGGTAGCTACACAAGAAAACTTCCTTCGCGATGTTAAGTTCTTGAACGACCTACGTGTTAGAGCTAGTATTGGTACTACAGGAAGCAACAATGCTCCTGCAGGTGACTATCCAATCCCAATGTTGGGTACTGCATCTTATGCTGGTGCAAATGCACTTTCTCCAATCACTCCAGGTAACCTTGATTATAGCTGGGAAACAAACCGCACTGCTAACCTTGGTGTTGACTTCGCGGTGTTGAATCGCAGATTGTCTGGTACTGTAGAAGTTTATGACAGGCTTACTAAAGATCTGTTCTTCTCTATTCCTGTTGATTATTCTACTTCTGGTTTCGGTTCTATCCCAAGTAACTTTGGTAGCCTTAGAAACCGTGGTATAGAGATCATGTTAAGAGGTGATGTAGTAAGAACAAGAGATTTCAGGTGGACTTTGGAAGGTAACTTCACTTACAACCAAAACAGGATTGTAGAAATTCCAACTGACTCCACAGTTACTGGTGTTACTATTCTTGCAAAAGGTCGTCCGCTTAACAGCTACTTCCTGGTACCATTTGCTGGTGTAAACTCAGCTAACGGTAATGCATTGTATCGCACAAAAGATGGCGCTCTTACTGAAACTTACAGTGTGAACGATCGTCGTATCCAGGGTACTGCAGATGCACCTTATGTAGGTGGTATCCAATCTACCATCTCTTACAAAGGATTTGACCTGAGCGCACAGTTGAACTACTTCCTTGGTCGTGTTCTCTACAACAATGAAAGAAACAACGTGATCAACCCTCAGTACTACACTGATAACATGTCAGTAGAAATGCTAAGAGAGTGGAAGCGTCCAGGTGATGTTACTGATGTTCCAAGAGCATCTTCTACTGGTGGTAATGCTTTCCAGGCAGAAACAACTCGTTTGTTGGAAAATGCTGACTTCTTCCGTTTGAGAAACGTGATGTTAGGATATACTTTCCCTCAGCGTTTGCTTTCTAAAGCTAACATCAGAAGTGCAAGGATCTTCGTTCAGGGACAAAACTGGTGGACATGGACAAGGTTCCAGAGCTACGATCCTGAATTAACACAATCTTCAGCTCAAACAGGTGCTCAATACCCAGCACTTATCCAAACAACTGTAGGTTTGTCACTAGGTTTTTAA
- a CDS encoding DNA gyrase/topoisomerase IV subunit A — MSKTVLNPTDPANETGVTGQYKNWFLDYASYVILERAVPAVEDGMKPVQRRILHAMKEMDDGRFNKVANIIGQSMQYHPHGDASIGDALVNMGQKNLLIETQGNWGDVRTGDDAAAPRYIEARLSKFALDVAFNNKTTEWQLSYDGRKNEPVTLPMKFPMLLAQGADGIAVGLSTKILPHNFCELIEASIKALRNKKYEIFPDFLTGGTIDVSNYNEGKRGGKVRVRAKIEELDKKTLVIRDVPYGVTVSSLCDSIVKANDQGKIKIKKVTDATAAEVEIIIDLAPGISPDITIDALYAFTDCEVSISPNACVIIDQKPQFVSVHELLRVSADNTRNLLRRELEIRLGELQDKWHYTSLEKIFFEEKIYKELEKKHETWEKVLVAIEKAFAPFVKKLRRDVTREDVLKLTEKPVRRIYKLDIDELNAQIKALEADIKQVQYDLEHLTDYAVAYYEGLLKKYGKGRERKTEIRQFDVITAKTVAIANTKIYMNRAEGFIGTGLKKDEFITDCSDLDDIIVFTKSGKMKVVRVSEKVFVGKDIIHAAVFQKNDERTTYNMIYLDGASGVSYAKRFNVTGITRDKIYDLTKGSDKSKVHYFTSNHNGEAEVVKVVLSPNCTARIKEFDFFFETIDIKGRGSQGNTVTKYPIKTVKFKEAGKSTLSGRKLWFDSKFGRLNTEEKGEYLGSFEEEKLLVITDDGSYELTDTELTQRFEPEKILLIEKFDPEKVITAVYLDNDKLQYNIKRFRIETSSIKSKFLFIKEGKNNRLEAVTTDQEPVLILHTGKGAQATTQRIQIAGFIEVMGWKAAGNKLTDYNKTVEMEWEQKQNEEDVQAKLF; from the coding sequence ATGTCAAAAACAGTATTAAATCCTACGGATCCGGCAAACGAAACCGGCGTAACAGGGCAGTATAAAAACTGGTTCCTTGATTACGCATCGTACGTAATACTTGAGCGTGCTGTGCCGGCTGTTGAAGATGGAATGAAACCCGTGCAGCGACGTATTCTGCACGCGATGAAGGAAATGGATGATGGTCGTTTCAACAAGGTAGCGAACATCATCGGGCAGAGTATGCAGTACCACCCGCATGGTGATGCGAGCATTGGCGATGCATTGGTAAACATGGGACAGAAAAACCTGCTGATAGAAACGCAGGGTAACTGGGGCGATGTACGTACAGGTGACGATGCCGCAGCGCCACGTTATATTGAGGCTCGCCTGAGCAAGTTTGCGCTCGATGTTGCTTTTAACAACAAAACAACCGAGTGGCAGCTGAGCTACGACGGCCGGAAGAATGAGCCTGTTACTTTACCTATGAAGTTCCCTATGCTGCTGGCTCAGGGTGCAGATGGTATAGCCGTAGGTCTTTCTACTAAAATTCTTCCGCATAACTTCTGCGAACTGATAGAAGCCTCAATTAAAGCGCTTCGCAATAAGAAGTACGAAATATTTCCGGATTTTCTTACAGGAGGTACTATTGATGTAAGCAACTACAACGAAGGAAAGCGTGGTGGAAAGGTGCGTGTAAGAGCCAAGATCGAGGAGCTGGACAAGAAGACACTGGTAATACGTGATGTTCCGTATGGTGTCACCGTTTCCAGCCTTTGCGACAGCATTGTAAAAGCTAACGACCAGGGTAAGATCAAGATAAAAAAGGTAACGGACGCCACAGCAGCTGAAGTAGAGATAATCATTGACCTGGCTCCGGGAATCTCTCCAGATATCACCATCGATGCACTTTATGCTTTTACTGATTGTGAAGTAAGTATTTCTCCTAATGCCTGCGTCATCATTGATCAGAAACCGCAGTTTGTTTCGGTGCACGAACTGCTGCGGGTGTCCGCTGATAATACACGCAACCTGCTGCGCCGTGAGCTGGAGATCAGGCTGGGTGAATTGCAGGATAAATGGCACTATACTTCATTAGAGAAAATCTTCTTTGAAGAGAAGATATACAAGGAACTGGAGAAGAAGCACGAAACATGGGAGAAGGTGCTGGTGGCTATTGAAAAAGCTTTTGCGCCTTTTGTAAAGAAGCTGCGCAGAGATGTTACAAGAGAAGATGTACTGAAGCTGACGGAGAAACCTGTACGTCGTATCTACAAACTGGACATCGACGAACTAAACGCGCAGATCAAAGCGTTGGAAGCCGACATCAAGCAGGTGCAGTACGACCTTGAGCATCTTACTGATTATGCCGTTGCTTACTATGAAGGTTTATTGAAGAAGTATGGCAAAGGACGGGAGCGCAAAACAGAGATCCGCCAGTTTGATGTGATCACAGCTAAGACTGTGGCCATTGCCAATACCAAGATCTATATGAACCGTGCAGAAGGTTTTATAGGTACAGGTTTGAAAAAAGATGAATTTATTACAGACTGTAGTGACCTGGATGATATCATTGTTTTTACCAAGAGTGGTAAAATGAAGGTGGTGCGGGTGTCCGAAAAAGTATTTGTTGGTAAGGATATCATTCATGCTGCAGTATTTCAGAAGAATGATGAGCGTACTACTTACAACATGATCTACCTGGATGGAGCTTCAGGCGTGAGTTATGCAAAACGTTTTAATGTAACCGGTATAACCCGCGATAAAATATATGATCTTACCAAAGGCAGCGACAAGAGCAAAGTCCATTATTTCACTTCCAATCACAATGGCGAAGCAGAAGTAGTAAAGGTGGTACTTAGCCCGAATTGTACTGCACGTATCAAGGAGTTTGATTTCTTCTTTGAAACAATAGATATAAAGGGTAGGGGCAGCCAGGGAAATACGGTAACAAAGTATCCTATCAAAACAGTCAAGTTCAAAGAAGCTGGAAAAAGCACTTTGTCAGGTAGGAAATTATGGTTCGACAGTAAGTTCGGTAGGTTGAATACTGAAGAGAAAGGCGAATACCTTGGCAGCTTCGAAGAAGAAAAGCTACTGGTAATAACTGATGATGGTAGCTACGAGCTCACTGATACGGAACTTACGCAGCGTTTTGAACCTGAGAAAATTCTTTTGATTGAAAAGTTTGATCCTGAAAAAGTGATCACTGCTGTTTACCTGGATAACGATAAACTGCAATACAATATCAAGCGTTTTAGAATTGAAACATCATCCATTAAGAGCAAGTTCTTATTTATTAAAGAAGGTAAGAACAACAGGCTGGAAGCAGTGACCACAGACCAGGAGCCGGTGCTTATTCTTCATACAGGCAAAGGAGCACAGGCTACAACCCAGCGTATACAGATAGCAGGATTTATAGAAGTAATGGGTTGGAAGGCTGCAGGTAATAAATTGACCGACTACAATAAAACTGTTGAAATGGAATGGGAGCAAAAACAAAATGAAGAGGACGTGCAGGCTAAACTTTTCTGA
- a CDS encoding serine hydrolase, which produces MRSILVLFLCFVYSLSFSQSTAEKLDAYLKAAERAGIFNGSVLVSDKGQVILSNGYGLKDADAKVMNDANSIFQIGSVTKQFTATIILRLAEQGKLSLNDKVSKYLPEFPNADKFTIEHLLSHTAGIYNYTNNSEFMKNEVEKPINSQVFYAMVKDKPLEFEPGSKFNYSNSGYMLLGYIIEKVTNKPYEQVVRKEIFQPLAMNNSGFDFTHLQHKDKAIGYTLVSDGKGARAPIVDSTVCYAAGAIYSTVGDLQKWNAAVLSGKILKKASLQNAFTPRHSGYGFGWAVDTVAGKPAIVHSGGIHGFLSYNGIFPAENSSIVVLTNSGVAKPGKVFKDIAAILNGQPYELPKAKTAVTVDERILKQYEGVYEITPQFSITVRVQDGQLKAQATNQPEFDLYAKNEREFFLKVVDAQVEFVKNEKGEVEKMILYQNGMTLPGIKKK; this is translated from the coding sequence ATGCGCTCAATTCTTGTTCTTTTTCTATGCTTCGTCTACTCCCTTAGTTTCAGCCAATCAACTGCAGAAAAATTAGATGCTTATCTGAAAGCAGCTGAAAGAGCCGGCATCTTCAATGGCTCCGTTTTGGTGTCAGATAAAGGACAGGTAATCTTAAGCAACGGGTATGGGTTAAAAGATGCTGACGCTAAAGTGATGAATGATGCCAATTCAATCTTTCAAATTGGCTCCGTTACTAAACAATTCACTGCTACTATCATTTTGCGTTTAGCAGAACAAGGCAAGTTGTCGCTGAATGACAAGGTGAGCAAGTACTTGCCTGAATTTCCCAATGCTGATAAATTTACTATTGAACACCTGCTGAGCCATACTGCTGGCATTTACAACTATACCAACAACTCCGAGTTCATGAAGAACGAAGTGGAGAAGCCTATCAACAGCCAGGTCTTTTATGCTATGGTAAAAGACAAGCCGCTGGAATTTGAACCTGGCAGTAAGTTCAACTATAGCAATAGTGGCTATATGTTGTTGGGTTACATCATTGAAAAGGTTACAAACAAGCCGTACGAGCAGGTGGTAAGGAAAGAAATTTTTCAGCCGCTGGCAATGAACAACAGCGGTTTTGACTTTACGCACCTGCAGCACAAGGACAAAGCTATTGGATACACTTTGGTAAGTGATGGTAAAGGAGCGCGTGCACCAATAGTGGACTCTACAGTGTGCTATGCCGCTGGTGCTATATATTCTACAGTAGGCGATCTGCAGAAATGGAATGCAGCCGTTTTATCAGGTAAAATTCTAAAGAAGGCTTCTCTTCAGAATGCGTTTACCCCTCGTCATTCAGGTTATGGTTTCGGTTGGGCGGTTGATACAGTTGCAGGCAAGCCAGCCATTGTTCATAGCGGTGGTATACATGGTTTCCTTTCTTACAACGGCATCTTCCCGGCAGAAAATTCCAGCATTGTAGTTCTTACCAATTCTGGCGTAGCAAAGCCTGGAAAAGTTTTCAAAGACATCGCAGCCATTCTTAATGGACAACCATATGAGCTGCCAAAGGCAAAAACAGCCGTTACAGTAGATGAGAGGATATTAAAACAATATGAAGGAGTTTATGAAATCACTCCGCAATTCAGCATCACTGTTCGTGTACAGGATGGCCAGTTAAAGGCTCAGGCTACCAATCAACCAGAGTTTGATCTTTATGCAAAAAACGAAAGGGAGTTTTTCCTGAAAGTGGTGGACGCACAAGTGGAGTTTGTAAAAAATGAGAAAGGTGAAGTGGAGAAAATGATACTTTACCAAAATGGTATGACCTTACCAGGTATAAAGAAAAAGTAA
- a CDS encoding DUF1835 domain-containing protein: protein MIHVVFEKANVEALRKSFELDPSMDGEIAEVQDDFAVGPLADVDTEEGAAARLQWWKDILAGGHNEGLADDGHVDDQKVVRELKAKLDENPEEIVWIWAAQNKHDVSGYYWLMSQLTEYQGRIYILYLNNLPFINEKGNIFYPTNLFQIQPKEFVKAKKLARVITPSEFEVDPDEWTKLCNEDKGVRQLEGGKKLVSRGYDYYDNELLKFVTKEWQKGNKLLQQYFSKSKEITGDSYLLWRLKYLVEVGKIEMQGDWRNMKDFQVRLPGTNAEAAETTSAEASQS from the coding sequence ATGATACACGTTGTTTTCGAAAAAGCCAATGTAGAGGCTTTGCGTAAAAGCTTTGAACTGGATCCGTCTATGGATGGTGAAATAGCAGAGGTGCAGGACGATTTTGCAGTCGGACCTCTGGCTGATGTCGATACAGAAGAAGGCGCTGCAGCACGCCTGCAGTGGTGGAAAGATATATTGGCAGGCGGCCATAATGAAGGACTTGCTGATGATGGACATGTAGATGATCAGAAGGTGGTAAGGGAACTAAAGGCGAAGCTGGATGAAAACCCTGAAGAGATTGTGTGGATATGGGCCGCACAAAACAAGCACGACGTTAGCGGCTACTATTGGCTGATGAGCCAGCTAACAGAATACCAGGGGAGGATCTATATCCTTTACCTGAACAATCTGCCTTTCATTAATGAGAAGGGCAACATTTTTTATCCTACCAACCTTTTCCAGATACAGCCGAAGGAATTTGTAAAGGCAAAGAAACTGGCACGGGTCATAACACCAAGTGAGTTTGAAGTTGATCCTGATGAGTGGACAAAACTGTGCAATGAAGATAAAGGCGTGCGCCAACTGGAAGGTGGTAAAAAGCTGGTTTCACGCGGCTATGATTATTACGATAATGAACTGCTGAAGTTTGTAACGAAAGAATGGCAGAAAGGCAACAAGCTGTTGCAGCAATATTTTTCCAAATCAAAAGAAATAACCGGTGATTCTTACCTGCTGTGGAGGCTGAAATATTTGGTAGAAGTTGGTAAGATAGAAATGCAGGGAGACTGGAGAAATATGAAAGACTTCCAGGTGAGGTTGCCTGGTACGAATGCTGAAGCAGCTGAAACAACATCTGCTGAAGCTTCACAATCGTAA
- a CDS encoding DNA topoisomerase IV subunit B, with amino-acid sequence MSALNEYNEDSIRSLDWREHIRLRPGMYIGKLGDGSSPDDGIYVLVKEVVDNCIDEHTMGHGKNVELSIKEKTVTVRDYGRGIPLGKVVDVVSKINTGAKYDSKAFQKSVGLNGVGTKAVNALSSYFKVTAFREGKMKTAEFEKGQLKKEHKEQPTTEPNGTLVEFIPDDTVFKNYHFIPEHLENQIWNYCYLNAGLVINFNGKRYVSKNGLMDLLQRRTNEDEIRYPIIHLKGEDVEIALTHNNDYGEDLYSFVNGQYTTQGGTHQQAFREAFVKVVRDFFKKDYEAADIRGSICAAISVRVQEPVFESQTKTKLGSLTVYEGGPTMRNFMVDFLGKELDNFLHKNPQTADAMRKRIEQSERERKDLAGIKKLANERAKKANLHNKKLRDCKFHFNDAPEGKLKDEILEKKNQTTIFITEGDSASGSITKSRRVETQAVFSLRGKPLNCFGLTKKVVYENEEFNLLQHALNIEDGLEGLRYNNIVLATDADVDGMHIRLLMMTFFLQFFPDVVKNGHLYILETPLFRVRDKKETIYCYDETEKQAAIKKLGGKPEITRFKGLGEISPEEFARFIGDDMRLQPVMLMPETHIQQVLEYYMGKNTMQRQEFIIDNLKVELDLADEVEATIEDAKERSAKAIGKKADELLVTEEVL; translated from the coding sequence ATGAGTGCATTGAACGAATATAACGAGGATAGTATACGAAGTCTCGACTGGCGTGAACACATCAGGCTGAGACCGGGGATGTATATTGGAAAACTCGGTGATGGCAGCAGCCCCGATGATGGTATTTATGTGCTGGTGAAAGAGGTGGTGGACAACTGTATAGATGAGCATACCATGGGTCATGGAAAAAATGTAGAACTGTCGATAAAGGAGAAGACGGTAACAGTGCGTGACTATGGACGTGGTATTCCGCTGGGTAAGGTGGTAGATGTGGTGAGCAAGATCAATACAGGTGCGAAATACGACAGCAAAGCATTCCAGAAAAGTGTGGGCTTGAATGGTGTGGGTACTAAGGCTGTTAATGCTTTGAGTTCTTACTTCAAAGTGACTGCTTTTCGTGAGGGAAAAATGAAGACGGCAGAGTTTGAAAAAGGCCAGCTAAAGAAGGAGCATAAGGAGCAGCCAACGACGGAGCCTAATGGTACTTTAGTAGAATTCATACCGGATGATACAGTGTTCAAGAACTATCATTTTATACCTGAGCACCTGGAGAACCAGATATGGAATTATTGCTATTTGAATGCAGGGCTGGTGATCAACTTCAACGGCAAGCGTTATGTAAGCAAGAACGGCCTGATGGACCTGCTACAGCGCCGTACCAATGAAGATGAAATACGCTACCCGATCATTCACCTGAAAGGGGAGGATGTAGAAATCGCGCTGACGCACAACAACGATTATGGTGAGGATCTATATTCATTTGTGAATGGTCAATACACAACGCAAGGTGGTACACACCAGCAGGCTTTCAGGGAAGCTTTTGTAAAAGTGGTGCGTGACTTCTTTAAGAAGGATTATGAAGCGGCAGATATCCGCGGAAGTATATGTGCAGCTATATCGGTGCGTGTGCAGGAGCCGGTATTTGAAAGCCAGACGAAGACGAAACTTGGATCATTGACTGTATATGAAGGTGGCCCAACCATGCGCAATTTCATGGTTGATTTTCTTGGTAAGGAACTGGATAATTTCCTGCATAAAAATCCACAGACAGCTGATGCTATGCGTAAACGCATTGAGCAGAGTGAACGTGAAAGAAAGGACCTGGCTGGCATTAAGAAACTGGCTAATGAAAGAGCGAAGAAGGCGAACCTGCACAACAAGAAGCTGAGAGATTGTAAGTTTCATTTTAATGATGCGCCGGAAGGAAAGCTGAAGGACGAGATCCTGGAGAAGAAGAACCAGACAACCATATTTATAACAGAAGGTGACAGCGCCAGTGGAAGCATCACCAAGAGCAGAAGGGTAGAAACACAGGCTGTATTTAGTTTACGTGGAAAACCTTTGAACTGCTTTGGCCTTACAAAAAAGGTTGTGTATGAAAATGAAGAGTTCAACCTGCTGCAGCACGCGCTGAACATTGAAGATGGACTGGAAGGTTTACGCTATAATAATATTGTGCTGGCTACCGATGCCGATGTAGATGGTATGCACATCCGCCTGCTGATGATGACGTTCTTCCTGCAGTTCTTCCCCGACGTGGTGAAGAATGGTCACCTGTACATACTGGAGACGCCGCTGTTCCGTGTAAGGGATAAGAAAGAGACAATTTATTGTTATGATGAAACGGAGAAGCAGGCAGCCATTAAAAAGCTGGGCGGCAAGCCGGAGATCACCCGCTTCAAAGGACTGGGTGAGATAAGCCCTGAAGAGTTTGCACGTTTTATAGGTGATGATATGCGCCTGCAGCCGGTGATGCTGATGCCGGAGACGCATATACAGCAGGTGCTGGAGTATTATATGGGTAAGAACACTATGCAGCGGCAGGAGTTCATCATTGATAATTTAAAGGTAGAACTTGACCTGGCAGATGAAGTGGAAGCCACCATTGAAGATGCTAAAGAAAGGTCGGCAAAAGCAATTGGTAAAAAAGCCGATGAGCTGCTGGTGACGGAAGAGGTGCTTTAG
- a CDS encoding YkgJ family cysteine cluster protein has product MPVTTKPDTALKTDLLFIEQEEENKLAENEAFRFYTRQFDDAFIDEQVFQIAEEVTQQVDCTSCGNCCRSLMINVEEPELDRIANHLQVDKQLLKQEKIETSEQGKMVMNSIPCAFLTGNLCSVYEHRFSECREFPHLHKPGFTSRMFVTLMHYGRCPIIYNVIEILKNKLNFHISSKD; this is encoded by the coding sequence ATGCCCGTTACCACCAAGCCTGATACAGCGCTAAAAACAGATCTACTTTTCATAGAACAGGAGGAAGAGAATAAGCTGGCAGAGAATGAAGCTTTCCGTTTTTACACCCGCCAATTTGATGATGCATTCATAGATGAGCAGGTATTTCAAATAGCGGAGGAAGTAACCCAGCAAGTTGACTGTACCAGTTGCGGTAACTGTTGCCGGTCGCTGATGATAAATGTAGAGGAGCCGGAGCTGGACAGGATTGCCAACCATTTACAGGTAGATAAACAACTACTGAAGCAGGAAAAGATTGAAACCAGCGAGCAGGGAAAAATGGTTATGAACAGCATCCCATGTGCCTTCCTTACCGGCAACTTATGCAGTGTATACGAACATCGCTTTAGCGAGTGCCGCGAGTTTCCTCACCTGCACAAGCCAGGTTTTACCAGCCGAATGTTTGTTACGCTCATGCACTACGGCAGATGCCCAATTATCTATAATGTAATAGAGATACTGAAGAACAAGCTAAACTTCCACATCAGTAGCAAAGACTAG
- a CDS encoding COG2426 family protein, whose amino-acid sequence MNIVIIYTFLLSLSPFGEARAGIPYAMFHGMDVSSAFFIGLFSNLLVFPILMWLIDKGNHLLWPYRIYKKSVIRFSRMAKKGAGKNIEKYGFWGLMVFVMIPLPGTGAYMGTIAASVFNIERKKAFWAISLGVFISCVIMAVVSQLGKAGIEAL is encoded by the coding sequence ATGAACATTGTAATAATCTATACATTTTTGTTGAGTCTTTCACCGTTTGGTGAAGCGCGTGCCGGTATACCTTATGCTATGTTTCACGGTATGGATGTATCATCCGCTTTCTTCATTGGCCTTTTCAGTAACCTGCTGGTGTTCCCAATATTAATGTGGCTAATAGATAAAGGAAACCATTTACTGTGGCCTTACCGCATCTACAAAAAAAGCGTGATCAGGTTTTCTCGTATGGCTAAGAAAGGTGCTGGGAAGAATATTGAAAAATATGGTTTTTGGGGACTGATGGTTTTTGTGATGATCCCGCTTCCAGGTACAGGGGCTTACATGGGCACTATTGCTGCGTCAGTTTTCAATATCGAAAGAAAAAAAGCTTTTTGGGCGATCAGCCTGGGTGTGTTCATTTCCTGTGTTATTATGGCTGTGGTGTCGCAGCTTGGTAAGGCTGGAATTGAAGCGCTATAA